From Apium graveolens cultivar Ventura chromosome 9, ASM990537v1, whole genome shotgun sequence, the proteins below share one genomic window:
- the LOC141683559 gene encoding polyol transporter 5 codes for MADRKVESYGVSGEPKMLERTAFDPVKPPKKNKYALGCAVLASMTSILLGYDIGVMSGASIYIKDDLKVSDVQIEILIGILNIYSLVGSVAAGKTSDMIGRRYTIVFAAAVFFVGALLMGFSTNYSFLMAGRFVAGIGVGYALMIAPVYTAEVSPASSRGFLTSFPEVFINAGILLGYVSNYGFSKMPAHLSWRFMLGIGAVPSVFLAIGVLAMPESPRWLVMQGRLGDAKRVLDKTSDSQEEAQLRLIDIKEAAGIPQECNDDIVSVPKRSKDDAVWKELILHPTPAVRHVLIAAVGIHFFQQASGIDAVVLYSPRIFEKAGITNDNEKLLATVAVGFTKTCFILVATFLLDKIGRRPLLLSSVGGMIVSLFLLGTALTVIDQSDHKVTWAVAMAIAGVLAYVAFFSIGMGPITWVYSSEVFPLRLRAQGCSMAVAMNRITSGTISMTFISLYKAITIGGAFFLFTGVACVAWVFFYTLLPETQGRNLEEVGLLFGTYFNWRSTLKKLKKKEASEKMNKEEVELKNNAPQN; via the exons ATGGCTGACCGGAAAGTAGAGAGCTATGGTGTTTCCGGCGAGCCAAAAATGCTCGAACGGACGGCCTTCGATCCGGTTAAACCACCAAAGAAGAACAAGTATGCTCTTGGTTGTGCTGTTTTAGCTTCCATGACATCCATCTTACTCGGATATG ATATTGGAGTGATGAGTGGAGCATCAATCTACATCAAAGATGACCTAAAAGTGTCCGACGTTCAAATCGAGATTCTCATTGGAATACTCAACATTTACTCCCTCGTCGGCTCCGTCGCGGCCGGAAAGACCTCAGATATGATTGGCCGTCGCTACACCATCGTATTTGCCGCCGCAGTATTTTTTGTGGGAGCTCTCTTGATGGGATTTTCTACAAACTATAGCTTTCTCATGGCTGGCCGGTTTGTGGCCGGAATAGGAGTTGGTTATGCTCTCATGATTGCTCCGGTGTACACTGCCGAGGTTTCTCCGGCGTCTTCACGTGGATTTCTCACTTCTTTCCCGGAAGTTTTCATTAACGCTG GAATCTTACTGGGATACGTATCAAATTACGGATTTTCGAAAATGCCAGCACACTTAAGCTGGAGATTCATGCTCGGAATCGGAGCAGTTCCGTCCGTATTTTTAGCCATCGGTGTCCTAGCCATGCCCGAGTCGCCCCGTTGGCTAGTCATGCAGGGGCGACTCGGGGATGCTAAACGAGTTCTCGACAAGACTTCTGATAGTCAAGAAGAAGCTCAACTTAGACTAATTGACATCAAAGAAGCCGCAGGCATACCTCAAGAATGCAATGACGATATCGTATCGGTACCGAAACGCAGCAAAGATGATGCGGTATGGAAAGAATTAATTCTCCATCCTACGCCAGCAGTACGTCATGTTTTAATAGCAGCCGTTGGAATACATTTCTTTCAACAAGCGAGTGGCATAGACGCCGTCGTTTTGTATAGTCCAAGAATCTTTGAAAAGGCTGGGATTACAAATGATAATGAAAAATTACTTGCAACCGTAGCAGTTGGATTTACGAAAACCTGTTTCATTTTAGTTGCCACATTTTTACTAGATAAAATCGGACGACGTCCGTTACTTCTGTCAAGTGTTGGGGGTATGATCGTCTCATTATTTTTATTAGGGACAGCGTTGACCGTGATTGACCAATCTGATCATAAAGTGACGTGGGCAGTAGCTATGGCTATAGCTGGTGTGTTggcttacgtggcatttttttCGATTGGGATGGGACCCATCACTTGGGTTTATAGTTCCGAGGTGTTTCCACTTAGATTAAGAGCTCAAGGATGTAGTATGGCAGTTGCTATGAATAGGATTACAAGTGGGACCATTTCAATGACTTTTATATCCTTGTATAAGGCTATTACTATTGGTGGGGCTTTCTTTTTGTTCACTGGGGTTGCTTGCGTGGCATGGGTGTTTTTTTACACTTTGCTACCTGAGACTCAAGGGAGGAATCTTGAAGAGGTTGGGTTGTTGTTTGGGACTTATTTCAATTGGAGATCAACTTTGAAGAAGTTGAAGAAGAAAGAAGCTAGTGAGAAGATGAATAAAGAAGAGGTTGAGCTTAAGAATAATGCTCCCCAAAACTAG